A part of Streptomyces sp. NBC_01210 genomic DNA contains:
- the pheS gene encoding phenylalanine--tRNA ligase subunit alpha gives MSAPNKSYDPVEVEALKPEEIERMRDEALAAFAAVGDLDALAHAKVAHTGGASPLALANREIGALPPQAKAEAGKRVGQARGAVSKALAARQAELEAERDARVLVEEAVDVTLPHDRIPAGARHPLTTLMERLEDVFVSMGYEVAEGPEVEAEWFNFDALNFVPDHPARQMQDTFFVQGPQGTTDDESGIVLRTHTSPVQARTLLDREPPVYVVVPGRVYRTDELDATHTPVFHQIELLAVDEGLTMADLKGTLDHMVQALFGPDMKTRLRPNFFPFTEPSAEMDMVCYVCRGESVGNPDRPCRTCGSEGWIELGGCGMVNPKVLIACGVDPNKYSGFAFGFGIERMLMFRHNVEDMRDMVEGDVRFTRPFGMEI, from the coding sequence ATGTCCGCACCCAATAAGTCGTACGACCCTGTTGAGGTCGAGGCACTGAAACCGGAAGAGATCGAGCGCATGCGGGACGAGGCGCTTGCCGCCTTCGCCGCCGTCGGCGACCTCGACGCTCTCGCCCACGCGAAGGTCGCGCACACCGGCGGTGCCTCACCGCTCGCGCTCGCCAACCGGGAGATCGGCGCGCTGCCGCCACAGGCCAAGGCCGAGGCCGGCAAGCGCGTGGGCCAGGCCCGCGGCGCCGTGAGCAAGGCCCTCGCCGCCCGCCAGGCCGAGCTGGAGGCCGAGCGCGACGCCCGGGTGCTCGTCGAGGAGGCAGTGGATGTCACGCTGCCCCACGACCGGATCCCGGCCGGCGCCCGCCACCCGCTCACCACGCTCATGGAGCGGCTCGAGGACGTCTTCGTATCCATGGGGTACGAGGTCGCCGAGGGCCCCGAGGTCGAGGCGGAGTGGTTCAACTTCGACGCCCTGAACTTCGTGCCCGACCACCCGGCGCGCCAGATGCAAGACACCTTCTTCGTCCAGGGCCCCCAGGGCACCACGGACGACGAGTCCGGCATCGTGCTGCGTACGCACACCTCGCCGGTCCAGGCCCGCACCCTGCTCGACCGCGAGCCGCCCGTCTATGTCGTCGTCCCCGGCCGCGTGTACCGCACCGACGAGCTGGACGCGACGCACACCCCGGTCTTCCACCAGATCGAGCTGCTCGCTGTCGACGAGGGCCTGACCATGGCCGACCTCAAGGGCACGCTGGACCATATGGTCCAGGCGCTCTTCGGCCCGGACATGAAGACCCGGCTTCGCCCGAACTTCTTCCCGTTCACCGAGCCGTCCGCCGAGATGGACATGGTCTGCTACGTGTGCCGCGGCGAGTCCGTGGGCAACCCGGACCGGCCCTGCCGCACCTGCGGCAGCGAGGGCTGGATCGAGCTCGGCGGCTGCGGCATGGTCAACCCGAAGGTGCTCATCGCCTGCGGCGTCGACCCCAACAAGTACAGCGGATTCGCCTTCGGGTTCGGCATCGAGCGGATGCTGATGTTCCGCCACAACGTCGAAGACATGCGAGACATGGTCGAGGGTGACGTCCGGTTCACTCGGCCGTTCGGGATGGAGATCTGA
- a CDS encoding sensor histidine kinase: protein MAVGTSRPAGTHGALLCHSDGSDTYGIDPDDLPDGLVVADETGRVICFNDAAVRITAVSKADALGLPLERVLPLEDLKGCRWWTLTDPYGGLATRVGQPERNLLLPGGREVLVSARYVRERPTGPLRRLVISLRGTEARRRTERSHAELIATVAHELRSPLTSVKGFTATLLAKWERFTDDQKRLMLETVDADANRVTRLIAELLDISRIDSGRLEVRRQPVDIAAAVGRHIQAHIASGQRPDRFFVRIQRELPEMWADPDKIDQVLGNLLENAVRHGEGTVTIEVAPASAKDDEKGTAVTVSDEGPGIPEESMGRVFTRFWRGSKRGGTGLGLYIVKGIVEAHGGTITVGRGPGGGAEFRFILPVGAPAYLA from the coding sequence ATGGCTGTCGGGACAAGCAGGCCCGCGGGGACACACGGGGCGTTGCTGTGCCATTCCGACGGCTCCGACACGTACGGGATCGACCCCGACGACCTTCCCGACGGACTGGTCGTCGCCGACGAGACCGGCCGGGTGATCTGCTTCAACGACGCGGCCGTACGGATCACGGCCGTGTCCAAGGCCGATGCGCTGGGCCTGCCGCTGGAGCGTGTGCTGCCCCTGGAGGACCTCAAGGGCTGCCGCTGGTGGACGCTGACCGATCCGTACGGCGGACTCGCCACTCGTGTCGGTCAGCCCGAGCGCAATCTCCTGCTGCCCGGCGGCCGTGAAGTCCTCGTCTCCGCCCGCTATGTGCGCGAGCGCCCCACCGGCCCCCTGCGCAGGCTGGTCATCAGCCTGCGCGGCACCGAGGCCCGGCGCCGTACCGAACGCAGCCATGCCGAGCTGATCGCCACCGTCGCCCATGAACTGCGCTCCCCGCTCACCTCCGTCAAGGGGTTCACAGCGACGCTGCTCGCCAAGTGGGAACGCTTCACCGACGACCAGAAGCGGCTGATGCTCGAGACCGTCGACGCCGACGCGAACCGTGTCACCCGGCTGATCGCGGAGCTGCTCGACATCTCCCGTATCGACTCCGGACGGCTCGAAGTGCGCCGCCAGCCCGTCGATATCGCGGCGGCCGTCGGTCGGCACATCCAGGCCCACATAGCCAGCGGCCAGCGGCCGGACCGGTTCTTCGTACGCATCCAGCGGGAGCTGCCCGAGATGTGGGCCGATCCGGACAAGATCGACCAGGTACTCGGCAATCTGCTGGAAAATGCGGTGCGCCACGGCGAGGGAACCGTCACCATCGAGGTGGCACCGGCATCCGCGAAGGACGACGAGAAGGGAACGGCCGTCACCGTGAGCGACGAAGGCCCCGGCATCCCCGAGGAGTCGATGGGCCGTGTCTTCACCCGCTTCTGGCGGGGAAGCAAGCGCGGCGGTACGGGCCTGGGTCTCTACATCGTCAAGGGCATCGTCGAGGCGCACGGCGGGACGATCACCGTCGGCCGTGGACCCGGCGGCGGCGCCGAGTTCCGATTTATTCTGCCCGTCGGCGCCCCGGCCTATCTGGCCTGA
- a CDS encoding TrmH family RNA methyltransferase — protein MGTPELISPRSPRVTAARRLAKRAFRGKERLFIAEGPQAVREAVAHRGPGGEPTLVELFTTVEAAERYADIVDAAHAAGARVHHASDAVLAEVSQTVTPQGLVGVCRFLDSPFAEILAARPKLVAVLAHVRDPGNAGTVLRCADAAGADAVVLTDASVDLYNPKSVRASVGSHFHLPVAVGVPVEQAVQGLRAAGVRVLAADGAGDDDLDDELDAGTMGGPTAWIFGNEAWGLPEETRALADAVVRVPIHGKAESLNLATAAAVCLYASARAQRAGSAR, from the coding sequence ATGGGCACCCCCGAGCTGATCTCCCCGCGATCCCCGCGTGTCACCGCCGCCCGGCGGCTTGCCAAGCGCGCCTTCCGCGGCAAGGAACGGCTGTTCATCGCCGAGGGCCCGCAGGCCGTGCGCGAGGCCGTCGCCCACCGCGGCCCCGGCGGCGAGCCCACCCTGGTCGAGCTCTTCACCACCGTCGAGGCCGCCGAGCGGTACGCGGACATCGTCGACGCCGCCCATGCCGCAGGGGCCCGGGTGCACCACGCCTCCGACGCGGTGCTCGCGGAGGTCTCGCAGACCGTCACTCCGCAGGGCCTGGTCGGGGTCTGCCGCTTCCTGGACTCGCCGTTCGCGGAGATCCTCGCGGCGCGACCCAAACTCGTCGCCGTCCTCGCGCACGTACGCGACCCCGGCAACGCCGGCACCGTACTGCGCTGCGCGGACGCCGCGGGCGCCGACGCCGTCGTCCTCACCGATGCCTCCGTGGACCTCTACAACCCCAAGTCCGTGCGGGCCTCGGTCGGTTCGCACTTCCATCTGCCCGTCGCGGTGGGCGTGCCCGTCGAGCAGGCCGTCCAGGGGCTGCGCGCCGCCGGAGTGCGCGTACTGGCCGCCGACGGCGCGGGCGACGACGACCTGGACGACGAACTCGACGCGGGCACCATGGGCGGCCCCACCGCCTGGATCTTCGGCAACGAGGCCTGGGGCCTGCCGGAGGAGACCCGCGCGCTCGCGGACGCGGTGGTGCGCGTCCCGATCCATGGAAAGGCCGAGAGCCTGAACCTCGCGACCGCGGCAGCCGTATGTCTCTATGCCTCGGCGCGTGCCCAGCGCGCAGGCAGTGCTCGCTGA
- the rplT gene encoding 50S ribosomal protein L20: protein MARVKRAVNAHKKRRAILEAASGYRGQRSRLYRKAKEQVTHSLVYNYNDRKKRKGDFRQLWIQRINAAARQNGMTYNRLIQGLKAANIEVDRKILAELAVNDANAFAALVEVAQKALPSDVNAPKAESAA, encoded by the coding sequence GTGGCACGCGTCAAGCGGGCAGTCAACGCCCACAAGAAGCGCCGGGCAATTCTCGAGGCCGCCAGCGGTTACCGCGGTCAGCGTTCGCGCCTGTACCGCAAGGCCAAGGAGCAGGTCACCCACTCCCTGGTCTACAACTACAACGACCGCAAGAAGCGCAAGGGCGACTTCCGTCAGCTGTGGATCCAGCGCATCAACGCCGCTGCCCGCCAGAACGGCATGACGTACAACCGCCTCATCCAGGGTCTGAAGGCCGCCAACATCGAGGTGGACCGCAAGATCCTGGCCGAGCTCGCGGTCAACGACGCCAACGCGTTCGCCGCGCTCGTCGAGGTCGCCCAGAAGGCGCTTCCGAGCGACGTCAACGCCCCGAAGGCCGAGTCGGCGGCCTGA
- the rpmI gene encoding 50S ribosomal protein L35 — MPKNKTHSGAKKRFKITGSGKVLRERAGKRHLLEHKPSKLTRRLTGNAEMAPGDSKTIKKLLGK, encoded by the coding sequence ATGCCGAAGAACAAGACGCACAGCGGTGCCAAGAAGCGCTTCAAGATCACCGGCTCCGGCAAGGTGCTCCGTGAGCGCGCCGGCAAGCGCCACCTGCTCGAGCACAAGCCGTCCAAGCTGACGCGTCGCCTCACCGGCAACGCCGAGATGGCCCCGGGTGACTCGAAGACCATCAAGAAGCTTCTCGGCAAGTGA
- the infC gene encoding translation initiation factor IF-3 has product MWCYLGGSISAEPRINDRIRVPEVRLVGPSGEQVGIVPLAKALELAQEYDLDLVEVAATARPPVCKLMDYGKFKYESAMKAREARKNQAHTVIKEMKLRPKIDPHDYDTKKGHVVRFLKQGDKVKITIMFRGREQSRPELGFRLLQRLASDVEDLGFIESNPKQDGRNMIMVLGPHKKKTEAMAEAREAQAARKAERQGYTHEESADEVAEAPAEAPSETPSETSSEA; this is encoded by the coding sequence GTGTGGTGCTACTTAGGAGGATCCATCAGCGCCGAGCCCCGCATCAACGACCGGATTCGCGTTCCCGAAGTGCGACTTGTCGGTCCCAGCGGCGAGCAGGTCGGGATTGTTCCGCTTGCCAAGGCCCTCGAGCTTGCGCAGGAGTACGACCTCGACCTGGTCGAGGTCGCGGCGACCGCCCGCCCGCCCGTGTGCAAGCTCATGGACTACGGGAAGTTCAAGTACGAGTCGGCCATGAAGGCCCGTGAGGCGCGCAAGAACCAGGCGCACACGGTCATCAAGGAGATGAAGCTCCGGCCGAAGATCGACCCGCACGACTATGACACCAAGAAGGGTCACGTCGTCCGGTTCCTCAAGCAGGGCGACAAGGTCAAGATCACGATCATGTTCCGTGGTCGTGAGCAGTCCCGCCCCGAGCTTGGCTTCCGCCTGCTGCAGCGTCTCGCTTCCGACGTCGAGGACCTCGGCTTCATCGAGTCGAACCCGAAGCAGGACGGCCGGAACATGATCATGGTTCTCGGCCCGCACAAGAAGAAGACCGAGGCCATGGCCGAGGCGCGTGAGGCCCAGGCCGCCCGCAAGGCGGAGCGCCAGGGTTACACGCACGAGGAGTCGGCGGACGAGGTCGCGGAGGCTCCGGCCGAAGCACCCTCCGAGACGCCCTCCGAGACGTCCTCCGAGGCGTGA
- a CDS encoding DUF1844 domain-containing protein has product MSDATSPNESPGFDDMTRDIAEVPAVEVIVTVAVNLMSAAAVKLGLTEDGADHKDLDEARKLVHALAGLMDASATEISSFHAAPLRDGLKSLQLAFREASLVPDEPGQGPGEKYTGPVYG; this is encoded by the coding sequence ATGAGTGACGCGACCAGCCCCAATGAATCTCCCGGCTTCGACGACATGACCCGCGACATCGCGGAGGTCCCCGCCGTCGAGGTGATCGTCACGGTCGCGGTGAACCTGATGAGCGCCGCCGCCGTGAAGCTCGGCCTGACCGAGGACGGCGCCGACCACAAGGACCTGGACGAGGCCCGCAAGCTGGTGCACGCGCTGGCCGGTCTGATGGACGCGAGCGCGACCGAGATCAGCTCCTTCCATGCGGCGCCGCTGCGTGACGGACTGAAGTCGCTGCAGCTGGCGTTCCGCGAGGCGTCGCTGGTGCCGGACGAGCCGGGCCAGGGTCCTGGCGAGAAGTACACCGGACCCGTGTACGGCTAG
- a CDS encoding SseB family protein has product MALKNIPDPGFSDDDGTADPALTAALAAWADDRTAVRPVLEALRTARLLVPVVAVLGEVEEDENGLRREKTSDMAVPTLTAGDRRALPAFTSIASLARWNPEARPVAVPLHQALQAAAHEKADTLVLDLAGPVPYQLTGPALLALAEGRTNADPLHDPTVIAAVTAAVAAEPAVLRAHLGPGGADGTLALVLARDAVPAEAARRVAEALAADDALRARLVRGLDLALLPAEATPPGEPLFVRE; this is encoded by the coding sequence GTGGCGCTCAAGAACATCCCGGACCCCGGATTCTCCGACGACGACGGCACGGCCGACCCGGCACTGACGGCGGCCCTCGCCGCCTGGGCGGACGACAGAACCGCCGTACGGCCGGTCCTCGAGGCCCTCCGCACCGCCCGACTGCTGGTCCCCGTCGTCGCCGTGCTCGGCGAGGTCGAGGAGGACGAGAACGGACTGCGCCGCGAGAAGACCAGCGATATGGCGGTGCCGACGCTGACTGCGGGCGACCGCCGCGCGCTGCCCGCCTTCACCTCGATCGCGTCGCTCGCCCGCTGGAACCCCGAGGCCCGCCCCGTCGCCGTACCGCTGCACCAGGCGCTGCAGGCGGCGGCCCACGAAAAGGCCGACACGCTGGTGCTCGACCTGGCGGGCCCCGTCCCGTACCAGCTGACCGGCCCGGCGCTGCTCGCCCTCGCCGAGGGCCGTACGAACGCCGACCCGCTCCACGACCCCACGGTCATCGCCGCGGTGACGGCCGCGGTCGCCGCCGAGCCCGCGGTGCTCCGCGCGCATCTGGGCCCGGGCGGCGCGGACGGCACCCTCGCCCTGGTCCTGGCGCGGGACGCGGTCCCCGCCGAGGCGGCCCGGCGCGTCGCCGAGGCGCTGGCGGCGGACGACGCACTGAGGGCCCGCCTGGTGCGGGGCCTCGACCTGGCGCTGCTGCCGGCCGAGGCCACCCCTCCGGGCGAGCCCCTTTTCGTACGTGAGTAA
- a CDS encoding serine hydrolase, with translation MSASVSVAVSVAPPDRSYGAERTYPSASIVKVSILAALLQQKRPLTARERALARAMIVRSDNDAASVLWETIGGAAGLDAAHGRLGLTGSRAESAWGLTRTTARDQLTLMRAVFGGPYPYLCSLMEQVVDGQNWGVSAAGGEWALKNGWMPMRDTGLWVVHSVGRAGGRPIAVLSDGHPTKEAGIARVEEAVRAAVSSC, from the coding sequence ATGAGTGCCAGTGTCTCGGTCGCCGTCTCGGTCGCCCCGCCCGACCGGTCGTACGGGGCGGAGCGGACGTATCCCTCGGCGAGCATCGTGAAGGTCTCGATCCTGGCCGCGCTGCTGCAGCAGAAGCGCCCGCTGACCGCAAGGGAGCGGGCGCTCGCCCGCGCCATGATCGTGCGGAGCGACAACGACGCGGCGTCGGTGCTGTGGGAGACGATCGGCGGTGCGGCCGGGCTGGACGCCGCGCATGGACGGCTCGGGCTCACCGGGAGCCGGGCGGAGTCGGCGTGGGGGCTGACCCGGACCACCGCGCGGGATCAGCTCACCCTGATGCGGGCTGTGTTCGGCGGCCCCTACCCGTATCTCTGCTCCTTGATGGAGCAGGTGGTCGACGGGCAGAACTGGGGGGTGTCCGCCGCGGGCGGTGAGTGGGCGCTGAAGAACGGCTGGATGCCGATGCGCGACACCGGCCTGTGGGTCGTCCACTCCGTCGGGCGGGCCGGGGGCCGTCCGATCGCGGTGCTCTCCGACGGGCATCCGACGAAGGAGGCAGGCATCGCGCGCGTCGAGGAGGCTGTGCGGGCGGCGGTCAGTTCCTGCTGA
- the mycP gene encoding type VII secretion-associated serine protease mycosin, producing the protein MTRRRHRFAAALAAAAFVLLPATPAHADAIRAQQWALDAMKTDRAWTTTKGSGITVAVLDTGVDDSHPDLAGTVLPGKDFIGFGAQRGSRAWARHGTAMAGIIAAHGHGSDREDGVIGIAPEAKILPVRVILEGTDKARDKARTSRGNALAQGIRWAADQGADVINLSLGDDSESAHPEAGEDAAVQYALAKGSVVVASAGNSGEKGDHISYPAAYPGVIAVTAVDRFGTHAAFSTRRWYASVSAPGVDIVIADPDRKYYQGWGTSAASAFVSGAVALVRAAHPGLAPAQIKQLLTDTARGGGKSGRDDAKGYGMVDPVAALKGAAKMRPTDLKAASADYGKRYFGSGPAAVKEDAEPAGWLAPLAGGVGALLLAGAVVLWRGGRVSRN; encoded by the coding sequence ATGACACGTCGCCGCCACCGCTTCGCCGCCGCCCTCGCGGCCGCCGCCTTCGTGCTCCTGCCGGCGACACCCGCGCACGCGGACGCGATCCGGGCCCAGCAGTGGGCGCTCGACGCCATGAAGACCGACCGGGCCTGGACCACCACCAAGGGCAGCGGCATCACGGTCGCCGTCCTCGACACAGGTGTCGACGACAGCCACCCGGACCTCGCCGGCACCGTCCTGCCCGGCAAGGACTTCATCGGCTTCGGCGCGCAGCGCGGCTCACGCGCCTGGGCCCGCCACGGCACCGCGATGGCCGGCATCATCGCCGCTCACGGCCATGGTTCCGACCGCGAGGACGGTGTCATCGGCATCGCTCCCGAGGCGAAGATCCTCCCGGTCCGGGTCATCCTCGAAGGCACCGACAAGGCCCGCGACAAGGCCCGCACCTCCCGCGGCAACGCCCTTGCCCAGGGCATCCGCTGGGCCGCCGACCAGGGCGCCGACGTCATCAACCTCTCCCTCGGCGACGACAGCGAGTCCGCGCACCCGGAGGCGGGCGAGGACGCCGCAGTGCAATACGCCCTCGCCAAGGGCTCCGTAGTCGTCGCCTCGGCCGGCAACAGCGGCGAGAAGGGCGACCACATCTCGTACCCCGCCGCCTACCCCGGCGTGATCGCCGTCACGGCCGTCGACCGCTTCGGCACCCACGCCGCCTTCTCCACCCGACGCTGGTACGCCAGCGTCAGCGCCCCCGGCGTCGACATCGTCATCGCCGACCCCGACCGCAAGTACTACCAGGGCTGGGGCACCAGCGCCGCGTCCGCGTTCGTCTCCGGCGCGGTCGCCCTGGTGCGGGCCGCCCACCCCGGCCTGGCCCCCGCCCAGATCAAGCAGCTCCTCACCGACACGGCCCGGGGCGGCGGCAAGAGCGGCCGCGACGACGCCAAGGGGTACGGCATGGTCGATCCGGTCGCCGCGCTCAAGGGGGCGGCGAAAATGCGCCCCACGGATCTGAAGGCGGCCTCTGCGGACTACGGCAAGCGGTACTTCGGCTCAGGTCCCGCCGCCGTGAAGGAGGACGCGGAACCGGCGGGCTGGCTCGCCCCGCTCGCCGGAGGCGTCGGCGCCCTACTGCTGGCGGGAGCCGTGGTGCTCTGGCGCGGCGGCCGGGTCAGCAGGAACTGA
- a CDS encoding amino acid deaminase/aldolase, which translates to MTPRAADRARYDRATAQLDAPLALVDLDAFDANAEDLVRRAGGKPIRVASKSVRCRALLERVLERDGFAGIMSFTLAESLWLARSGFDDVLLAYPSADRAGFAELAADPKLAAAVTVMVDDPAQLELIDRARDGGTEEVRICLELDTSLKLLGGRVRIGALRSPLREAAQLAELARTIARRPGFRLVGLMAYEGHVAGVGDSLAGRPIRSRAIRLMQGAARKELAARRAAVVRAVRAVTPDLEFVNGGGTGSVQHTAAEDAVTEIAAGSGLYVPRLFDNYTSFTGRPAALFAQPVVRRPGVGVITVLGGGYPASGAAGADRLPVPYLPEGLRYDSQEGPGEVQTPLLGAPADDLLIGDKVWFRHAKAGEMCERFDTLHLIEGDRVTGTAPTYRGEGRTFL; encoded by the coding sequence ATGACTCCCCGTGCAGCTGACCGGGCCCGCTACGACAGGGCCACTGCCCAGCTCGACGCACCGCTCGCCCTCGTCGATCTCGACGCGTTCGACGCCAACGCGGAAGATCTGGTGCGCAGAGCGGGCGGCAAGCCGATCCGGGTGGCGAGCAAGTCCGTACGCTGCCGGGCGCTGCTGGAACGGGTGCTGGAGCGGGACGGGTTCGCCGGAATCATGTCCTTCACGCTGGCCGAGTCCCTGTGGCTGGCCAGGTCGGGCTTCGACGATGTGCTGCTCGCGTACCCGTCCGCGGACCGGGCCGGTTTCGCCGAGCTGGCCGCCGACCCGAAGCTCGCCGCCGCGGTGACCGTGATGGTCGACGATCCGGCTCAGCTGGAGCTGATCGACCGCGCTCGCGACGGCGGCACGGAAGAGGTCCGGATCTGTCTGGAGCTGGACACGTCCCTGAAACTGCTCGGCGGGCGGGTGCGGATCGGCGCGCTGCGCTCCCCCCTGCGCGAGGCGGCCCAACTGGCCGAGCTGGCCCGGACGATCGCGCGTCGCCCCGGCTTCCGGCTGGTGGGGCTGATGGCGTACGAGGGGCATGTCGCGGGGGTGGGCGACTCCCTCGCCGGGCGCCCGATACGCTCCCGCGCCATCCGGCTGATGCAGGGCGCGGCGCGCAAGGAGCTGGCGGCCCGGCGGGCGGCGGTGGTGCGTGCCGTACGGGCGGTGACGCCGGACCTGGAGTTCGTCAACGGCGGCGGCACCGGCAGTGTCCAGCACACGGCGGCCGAGGACGCGGTCACGGAGATCGCCGCCGGTTCCGGGCTGTATGTACCGCGGCTGTTCGACAACTACACCTCGTTCACTGGGCGTCCGGCCGCCCTCTTCGCCCAGCCGGTGGTGCGCAGGCCGGGCGTGGGGGTGATCACGGTGCTCGGCGGCGGCTACCCGGCCTCCGGTGCGGCGGGTGCGGACCGGCTGCCGGTGCCGTATCTCCCGGAAGGGCTGCGCTACGACTCGCAGGAGGGGCCCGGCGAGGTGCAGACCCCGCTGCTCGGCGCACCCGCCGACGATCTGCTGATCGGCGACAAGGTGTGGTTCCGGCATGCCAAGGCCGGGGAGATGTGCGAGCGGTTCGACACGCTGCACTTGATCGAGGGCGACCGTGTGACCGGTACGGCGCCGACGTACCGGGGCGAGGGCCGCACGTTCCTCTGA
- a CDS encoding DUF2510 domain-containing protein: MSMTTPAGWYPDSNAPGTERWWDGTAWTAHTRPVQAQVPAAPVPGFGPQTVPMHQSAIARGGSSGGKSHVVALVTAGVMLVAAVATGAVLLGKDGSAKPASAPSVSEPVPTTADPKNTPATTPPATDGSALLTDQLNGISMPIPAGWEKSESSLDEGTTMVTDETYECPVGGSPLCRHGRVSSITATQTGDSSVAALARKDIVTAADDAYEEDAVGNRIHGGIKSHTVLKSQSVAVAGRAGYLVRWRVTTGAGPGGYVQSLAFPSTVGSEALVVVRFAFDAGPQGPELTDMDKIAASIRPIGDSTSGGVGSSIGPG; encoded by the coding sequence ATGAGCATGACGACACCGGCCGGCTGGTACCCGGACTCGAACGCGCCCGGCACCGAACGCTGGTGGGACGGGACCGCCTGGACCGCGCACACACGCCCGGTCCAGGCGCAGGTCCCGGCCGCCCCGGTGCCGGGCTTCGGCCCGCAGACCGTACCGATGCATCAGTCGGCCATCGCACGCGGCGGCAGTAGTGGCGGCAAGAGCCATGTCGTCGCACTCGTGACCGCGGGCGTCATGCTCGTCGCCGCGGTCGCCACCGGTGCCGTGCTGCTCGGCAAGGACGGTTCCGCGAAGCCCGCGTCCGCGCCGAGCGTCAGCGAACCGGTCCCCACCACGGCCGACCCCAAGAACACTCCCGCCACCACCCCTCCGGCGACGGACGGCTCCGCTCTCCTGACCGACCAGCTCAACGGTATCTCCATGCCCATCCCGGCCGGCTGGGAGAAGTCCGAAAGCTCCCTCGACGAGGGCACGACGATGGTGACGGACGAGACGTACGAGTGCCCCGTCGGCGGCTCGCCGCTCTGTCGGCACGGCCGGGTGTCGTCCATCACGGCGACACAGACCGGCGATTCCTCCGTGGCAGCGCTGGCCAGGAAGGACATCGTGACGGCGGCGGACGACGCGTACGAGGAAGACGCCGTCGGCAACCGAATCCACGGCGGCATCAAGTCCCACACGGTGCTCAAGTCGCAGTCCGTCGCGGTCGCCGGACGCGCCGGCTACCTCGTGCGCTGGCGGGTCACCACCGGAGCCGGTCCCGGCGGCTATGTCCAGTCGCTGGCCTTCCCCTCGACCGTGGGCAGCGAGGCACTGGTCGTCGTCCGTTTCGCCTTCGACGCGGGTCCGCAGGGGCCCGAGCTCACCGACATGGACAAGATCGCCGCGAGCATCCGCCCGATCGGCGACTCCACGAGCGGCGGGGTCGGCAGCAGCATCGGCCCGGGCTAG